Proteins encoded within one genomic window of uncultured Draconibacterium sp.:
- a CDS encoding ribonuclease Z — MSFELTILGSNSALPTSNRYPTAQVLDVPGRCFLIDCGEGTQIQLRRNRISFSKIRHIFISHLHGDHFYGLVGLLSTMNLLGVKSDVHIYAPSELKTLIQPQLDFIRGEMSIKPIFHPLNLKKPQTIFENKNIEILSFPVKHSIPTVGFLFREKPKQAKIKKEMIAAYNIPLAKIKDIKAGADFETEDGRIIPNENLTTPPPKPKSYAFCTDTAFHPPIAEIIEGVDLLYHEATFLEELKDLAGKTLHSTARQAAEMAKLSKASKLLIGHFSSRFKNLEDFKTEAREVFKNTELAIEGKKYII; from the coding sequence ATGTCTTTCGAATTAACCATACTGGGTAGTAATTCAGCATTACCGACTTCAAATAGATATCCAACAGCCCAGGTACTTGATGTACCTGGGCGTTGTTTTTTAATCGACTGTGGCGAAGGCACCCAAATACAACTGCGCAGAAACAGAATCAGTTTCAGCAAGATCAGACATATTTTTATTTCGCATTTACATGGTGACCATTTTTACGGTTTAGTTGGTCTGTTATCTACAATGAACCTGCTGGGCGTAAAAAGCGATGTGCACATTTACGCCCCATCAGAATTAAAAACGCTAATCCAGCCTCAACTCGATTTTATTCGCGGAGAAATGAGCATTAAGCCAATATTTCATCCGCTGAACCTAAAAAAACCGCAAACCATTTTCGAAAATAAAAACATCGAAATACTTTCGTTTCCGGTAAAACACAGTATTCCAACTGTAGGTTTCCTGTTCAGGGAAAAGCCAAAACAAGCCAAAATTAAAAAGGAAATGATAGCGGCTTACAATATTCCGTTGGCAAAGATTAAGGATATAAAAGCCGGTGCCGATTTTGAAACGGAAGATGGAAGAATCATTCCGAACGAAAACCTGACGACTCCCCCGCCAAAACCAAAATCGTACGCATTTTGCACCGACACCGCATTTCATCCACCAATTGCAGAAATAATTGAAGGCGTTGATTTGCTGTACCACGAAGCTACATTTTTGGAAGAGCTAAAAGATTTGGCCGGAAAAACACTCCACTCTACTGCACGCCAGGCAGCCGAAATGGCTAAATTGAGCAAGGCGTCGAAACTACTGATCGGTCATTTTTCAAGCCGGTTCAAAAATTTAGAGGACTTTAAAACAGAGGCCCGGGAAGTTTTTAAAAACACAGAACTGGCAATTGAAGGAAAGAAATACATTATTTAG
- the rfbC gene encoding dTDP-4-dehydrorhamnose 3,5-epimerase, with product MDIVETGIPGLVVIEPRVFEDDRGYFFETFQQERYREAGIERPFIQDNESRSVKGVVRGLHYQLGDAAQAKLVRVIQGSVYDVAVDLRKGSPTFGKWFGVELNENNKKQLYVPRGFAHGFSVLSETAIFTYKCDNLYNREAESSINPFDKILGIDWQVKEEEALVSEKDKNAPVFKKAQMNFVY from the coding sequence ATGGATATAGTAGAAACAGGAATCCCCGGATTAGTTGTTATTGAACCGCGGGTGTTTGAAGATGACAGAGGATATTTTTTTGAAACTTTTCAGCAGGAAAGATACCGGGAAGCAGGGATTGAAAGACCATTTATACAAGATAACGAATCGCGCTCGGTAAAAGGAGTAGTACGAGGATTACATTATCAACTTGGTGATGCAGCACAGGCAAAACTGGTGCGCGTTATCCAGGGAAGTGTTTATGATGTAGCAGTCGATTTGCGCAAAGGTTCGCCAACTTTTGGGAAGTGGTTTGGTGTTGAGCTCAACGAAAATAATAAGAAACAGTTATATGTGCCGCGCGGTTTTGCTCACGGTTTCTCGGTTTTAAGCGAAACAGCTATTTTTACCTACAAATGCGATAACTTATATAATCGCGAAGCCGAAAGTTCGATTAACCCGTTTGATAAAATACTGGGAATCGACTGGCAGGTAAAAGAAGAAGAAGCCTTAGTTTCTGAAAAAGATAAAAACGCTCCGGTGTTTAAAAAGGCTCAAATGAATTTTGTGTATTAG
- a CDS encoding DUF3822 family protein, giving the protein MHEFVDETFQSETSGEKILSIQASLNGFSFSIICPNQKKLLYFKDITLKISNENLLARHFESLFAEQTILQNNFEKIFLVYHARNFTLVPEQLFENQIDKDLTPLLFEQNEQASWINKKIAQLKGELLFAIPESFKQAINKRLPSAEIIHPLHRIIEQTGISDANKKLLLLFDNDHFSLALFNQNELKLINNFSFKHPNDVVFFIITVLRQFNISAKDITVEYAGNTQAHAGLEDVLQKHFPQSASISTGIAIPPFIDKVLITKNISLFL; this is encoded by the coding sequence ATGCATGAATTTGTAGACGAAACGTTTCAATCGGAAACTTCCGGTGAAAAAATATTATCCATTCAGGCTAGCCTGAATGGATTTTCTTTTTCTATTATTTGCCCCAATCAAAAAAAATTACTCTATTTTAAAGACATTACGCTGAAAATAAGTAACGAGAACTTATTGGCCAGACATTTTGAATCGTTGTTTGCCGAGCAGACCATTCTTCAGAATAACTTCGAGAAAATATTTCTCGTTTACCATGCCCGAAATTTCACGTTGGTTCCAGAACAGCTATTTGAAAACCAAATTGACAAGGATCTCACTCCCCTGCTTTTTGAACAGAACGAGCAGGCAAGCTGGATCAACAAAAAAATTGCTCAGCTTAAAGGCGAATTACTTTTTGCAATTCCTGAAAGTTTTAAGCAAGCAATAAATAAACGTTTACCTTCAGCGGAAATCATTCATCCACTGCATCGAATTATTGAGCAGACCGGCATTTCGGATGCAAACAAAAAACTACTGCTCCTTTTCGATAATGATCATTTTTCGCTGGCACTGTTTAATCAAAACGAATTGAAACTGATTAATAATTTCAGTTTTAAACACCCCAACGATGTGGTTTTCTTTATTATTACGGTTTTACGCCAGTTTAATATTTCGGCCAAAGATATTACTGTGGAGTACGCAGGAAATACACAAGCCCACGCCGGATTGGAGGATGTACTGCAAAAACATTTTCCGCAATCAGCATCAATTAGCACAGGCATTGCAATTCCGCCTTTTATCGACAAAGTGCTTATCACAAAAAATATTAGTCTATTTTTGTAG
- a CDS encoding phospho-sugar mutase: protein MENQELMEVRAKAQEWLSDTYDEETRAQVQALLDAEDSTELIDSFYRSLEFGTGGLRGIMGVGTNRMNIYTVGAATQGLSNYLKKNFADLDEIKVAIGHDCRNNSRLFSETSAKIFAANGIKAYLFDDLRPTPELSFAIRELGCQSGIILTASHNPKEYNGYKAYWEDGSQIVGPHDVNIVNEVAKIKPEDIKFDGPDELIEIMGEEMDKKFLAEVKKVSISPDVVERHKDIKIIYTPIHGTGVKLIPAALREFGFTNIINIPEQDVVSGDFPTVVSPNPEEPAAMEMAMKKAAEINADVVMASDPDSDRIGVVVKDDKGEYIIVNGNQTALLFFYYIIVKMKEAGKLKGNEFVVKTIVSTEMIAEVARRNNIEYFDVYTGFKFIAEVIRDNEGVKKYIGGGEESFGFMPSDFVRDKDAVSACALMAEITAWAIDQGKTLYELLQDIYLEYGFSREKMKYVVRKGKSGAEEIQQIMTKFRNDPPKKLGGSPMEWVKDYSTLVAKNLITGEEKKIDQKITSNVLQFFTQDGTKISVRPSGTEPKIKFYFEVAGELKSREDFDAEEQKADAKIDTIMEELGL, encoded by the coding sequence ATGGAAAATCAAGAATTAATGGAAGTAAGAGCGAAAGCACAGGAATGGCTTTCGGATACTTACGATGAAGAAACAAGAGCTCAGGTTCAGGCACTTTTAGATGCTGAAGACTCAACAGAGCTGATTGATTCTTTTTACCGCAGTCTGGAGTTTGGAACCGGCGGTCTTCGAGGTATTATGGGAGTTGGAACCAACCGAATGAATATTTACACTGTTGGTGCTGCCACGCAGGGATTAAGTAATTATTTGAAGAAAAATTTCGCTGATCTTGATGAAATAAAAGTTGCCATTGGTCACGATTGCCGAAACAACAGCCGTTTGTTTTCAGAAACCAGTGCAAAGATTTTTGCTGCCAATGGAATCAAAGCTTATTTATTCGATGATTTACGTCCTACTCCCGAGTTGTCATTTGCTATTCGCGAGTTAGGTTGCCAGAGTGGAATTATTCTTACAGCATCGCATAACCCAAAAGAATACAACGGTTACAAAGCTTATTGGGAAGATGGTTCGCAGATTGTTGGTCCGCACGACGTAAATATCGTTAACGAGGTTGCGAAAATAAAACCTGAGGACATTAAATTCGACGGTCCCGATGAATTGATCGAAATAATGGGAGAGGAGATGGATAAGAAATTCCTTGCTGAAGTGAAAAAAGTTTCCATTTCTCCCGACGTGGTTGAGCGCCACAAAGACATTAAAATTATTTACACACCAATTCACGGAACTGGAGTGAAATTAATTCCTGCTGCTTTACGCGAATTTGGTTTTACAAACATCATAAACATTCCTGAGCAGGATGTGGTAAGCGGCGATTTCCCAACAGTGGTTTCGCCAAACCCGGAAGAACCTGCAGCTATGGAAATGGCCATGAAAAAAGCAGCTGAAATTAATGCCGATGTAGTTATGGCTTCCGATCCCGATTCTGATCGGATTGGTGTTGTGGTTAAAGACGACAAAGGCGAATACATCATTGTGAACGGTAATCAAACGGCACTGCTTTTCTTCTATTACATCATTGTGAAAATGAAGGAAGCCGGCAAGCTCAAAGGAAATGAGTTTGTGGTGAAAACGATTGTTTCAACTGAAATGATTGCTGAAGTTGCCCGTCGAAACAACATCGAATATTTTGATGTGTACACCGGATTTAAATTTATTGCTGAAGTAATTCGTGATAACGAAGGGGTAAAAAAATACATCGGTGGTGGCGAGGAAAGTTTTGGTTTTATGCCGTCTGATTTTGTTCGCGATAAAGACGCTGTTTCTGCATGTGCTTTGATGGCCGAGATAACTGCATGGGCAATTGATCAGGGCAAAACATTGTACGAATTATTGCAGGATATTTACCTGGAATATGGTTTCTCTCGCGAGAAAATGAAATACGTGGTTCGTAAGGGGAAGTCTGGTGCCGAAGAGATTCAGCAGATTATGACGAAATTCCGCAACGATCCTCCAAAAAAATTAGGTGGTTCGCCAATGGAATGGGTAAAAGATTACTCGACTTTGGTTGCCAAAAACCTGATTACCGGCGAGGAAAAGAAAATCGATCAGAAAATTACGTCAAACGTATTGCAGTTCTTTACACAGGATGGAACAAAAATTTCGGTTCGCCCGTCGGGAACAGAGCCTAAAATTAAATTCTATTTTGAGGTAGCCGGCGAACTGAAATCACGCGAAGATTTTGATGCAGAAGAGCAAAAAGCTGATGCGAAAATCGATACAATAATGGAAGAACTGGGATTGTAA
- a CDS encoding AAA family ATPase, whose amino-acid sequence MIKNHLKAILTEKLGFPPTNCQTRLIDTLAEFISCAEPDRIMLIKGYAGTGKTTMIYSLTQCLLSLKIRSVLMAPTGRAAKVMASYSGMSAFTIHKKIYRQQSAADGMGRFVLNKNLYKNTYFIVDEASMISNEMSENAVFGSGRLLDDLLEYVYSGENCHLVLVGDTAQLPPVGLNISPALEAFSLEQYGFAVTEVELTDVVRQAEGSGVLSNATEMRNLIAEQHFEGFFPIETEDFPDVECISGGDLIETISSCYDKYGFFDTTVVTRSNKRANLFNKGIRGSILYKENEIERGDLVMVVKNNYFWPGEDDKLDFIANGDIAEIISIYGYEELYGFRFADVCLRFVDYEDVELDCKIFLETLSIETASFSSERNRELFNAVSEDYLDIRNKKERWKKIKENPYFNALQVKYAYALTCHKAQGGQWKAVFVDHGYLVEDMLDTEYYRWLYTAFTRPTEKLYLVNFDKGFFEGEEDS is encoded by the coding sequence ATGATCAAAAATCACTTAAAAGCCATATTAACCGAAAAACTTGGTTTTCCGCCAACAAATTGTCAAACGCGTTTAATCGACACTTTGGCTGAATTTATCTCCTGTGCTGAGCCCGATCGGATAATGCTGATAAAAGGCTATGCCGGAACGGGAAAAACAACCATGATTTATTCGTTGACACAATGTTTACTTTCCCTCAAAATTCGTTCCGTTTTAATGGCTCCAACCGGTCGAGCGGCAAAAGTAATGGCATCATATTCCGGTATGTCTGCTTTTACCATCCATAAAAAAATATACCGGCAACAATCGGCAGCGGATGGTATGGGGCGTTTTGTGCTGAATAAAAACTTGTACAAGAACACTTATTTTATTGTTGATGAGGCTTCAATGATATCGAATGAAATGAGTGAGAACGCGGTTTTTGGAAGCGGACGCCTGCTCGATGATCTGCTGGAATATGTTTATTCGGGCGAGAATTGCCATCTGGTGTTAGTGGGTGATACTGCGCAGTTGCCGCCTGTCGGTTTAAATATAAGTCCGGCGCTTGAAGCTTTTAGTTTGGAACAGTACGGGTTTGCAGTTACCGAAGTGGAGTTAACAGATGTGGTTCGTCAGGCAGAAGGTTCAGGAGTTTTAAGCAATGCTACCGAAATGCGTAACCTAATTGCCGAGCAGCACTTCGAAGGCTTTTTCCCGATAGAAACTGAAGATTTTCCTGATGTCGAATGTATCTCGGGAGGAGATCTGATTGAAACAATCTCGTCTTGTTATGATAAATATGGTTTTTTCGATACTACCGTCGTTACCCGGTCGAATAAACGCGCCAATCTTTTTAATAAAGGAATACGTGGTTCTATTTTATACAAAGAGAATGAAATTGAGCGGGGCGATTTGGTGATGGTGGTAAAAAACAACTATTTCTGGCCCGGCGAGGATGACAAACTCGATTTTATTGCCAACGGCGATATTGCCGAGATCATTTCAATTTACGGATACGAAGAGTTGTACGGATTCCGGTTTGCCGATGTGTGTTTACGTTTTGTTGATTACGAAGATGTGGAATTGGACTGCAAAATCTTTTTGGAAACACTGAGTATTGAAACTGCATCATTTTCTTCCGAACGGAATCGCGAATTATTCAATGCCGTTTCAGAGGACTACCTGGACATTAGAAACAAAAAGGAGCGCTGGAAGAAAATTAAAGAGAATCCATATTTTAATGCCTTGCAGGTAAAATATGCTTACGCATTAACTTGTCATAAAGCGCAGGGGGGGCAGTGGAAGGCTGTTTTTGTCGATCATGGTTACCTGGTTGAAGATATGCTGGATACCGAGTATTATCGTTGGCTATACACGGCTTTTACGCGTCCAACTGAAAAGTTGTACTTAGTAAATTTCGATAAGGGATTTTTTGAAGGGGAAGAAGATAGCTAA
- a CDS encoding DUF1080 domain-containing protein, whose translation MKSKIFIVALLFVAVCAVAQEEMPEMVPEMTEIWDPEVPVITPGETPADAPSDAIVLFDGVDIDREWINADGGPVGWKVADGCVTVERGTGIIQTKRVFEDFQLHIEWRSPAEVIGESQGRGNSGVFLQKRYEVQVLDNYNNRTYRNGQAGSLYKQHAPLVNACKGPGVWQVYDIIYTAPRFNDDGTYFTPPTVTVLHNGVLVQNHSKLRGPTEYIGIPEYSVEKHGADVIQLQDHGNPVSYRNIWIREL comes from the coding sequence ATGAAATCTAAAATTTTCATTGTCGCACTGCTTTTTGTAGCAGTTTGCGCAGTAGCCCAAGAAGAGATGCCGGAAATGGTTCCTGAAATGACTGAAATTTGGGATCCTGAAGTGCCGGTAATTACACCGGGAGAAACTCCGGCTGACGCACCATCAGATGCAATTGTATTATTTGATGGCGTTGATATTGATCGAGAGTGGATTAATGCAGACGGAGGCCCTGTTGGCTGGAAAGTAGCCGACGGTTGTGTAACCGTTGAAAGAGGAACCGGAATCATTCAGACAAAACGTGTTTTCGAAGATTTTCAATTACACATTGAGTGGAGATCTCCGGCTGAAGTAATTGGCGAAAGTCAGGGACGTGGAAACAGTGGTGTTTTCCTTCAGAAGCGTTACGAGGTTCAGGTGTTGGATAACTACAACAACCGTACTTACCGCAATGGCCAGGCCGGAAGTTTGTATAAGCAACATGCACCGCTGGTAAATGCCTGTAAAGGACCGGGCGTATGGCAGGTGTACGATATTATTTATACCGCGCCACGTTTTAACGACGATGGTACTTATTTTACGCCACCAACTGTAACTGTTTTACACAATGGCGTTTTGGTTCAAAATCATTCAAAATTGCGCGGACCAACAGAATACATTGGTATTCCTGAATACAGCGTTGAAAAACACGGTGCCGATGTTATTCAGTTGCAGGATCACGGAAATCCGGTGAGCTACCGCAATATCTGGATTCGCGAGTTGTAG
- a CDS encoding type II toxin-antitoxin system RelE/ParE family toxin, translating into MVRINWTLLAKADLKNIKDFVAKDSKYYAMRHVTKILKRTQVLKKYPKAGKVVVELEDEQVRELVLGNYRIIYEIVSDSRIDILTIHHSARDLTKRNIK; encoded by the coding sequence ATGGTTCGAATAAACTGGACATTGTTGGCAAAGGCTGATTTGAAGAATATTAAGGATTTTGTAGCAAAAGATTCAAAGTATTATGCAATGCGCCACGTTACTAAAATTTTAAAACGAACCCAGGTATTAAAGAAATATCCTAAAGCCGGCAAAGTGGTAGTTGAACTTGAAGATGAACAAGTTCGAGAACTGGTACTAGGTAACTATCGAATTATCTATGAAATAGTGTCCGATTCGCGAATTGATATTTTAACTATTCATCATTCTGCCAGAGATTTAACTAAAAGAAATATAAAATAG
- a CDS encoding STAS domain-containing protein: protein MAFDIRKNEKYTLVKVNTDRLDTNNAPDLKSELVVINNNGEKNIVLDLSSVTYCDSSGLRSVLVANRLCEDAIGTFILCGLQPDVENLVKISMLHTVLLITDTVEQAEELLEKKENL, encoded by the coding sequence ATGGCATTCGATATTCGAAAAAACGAGAAGTATACCTTAGTAAAGGTAAACACTGACAGATTAGACACCAACAATGCGCCCGACTTGAAATCGGAGCTGGTAGTTATTAATAACAATGGTGAAAAAAACATTGTTCTTGACCTGAGTAGTGTTACTTACTGCGATTCGTCGGGATTGAGATCAGTTTTAGTTGCCAACCGGTTATGCGAAGATGCGATAGGAACTTTTATCCTTTGCGGTTTGCAACCCGATGTAGAAAACCTGGTAAAGATTTCGATGCTTCATACCGTTCTGTTAATTACTGATACGGTTGAACAAGCAGAGGAATTGTTGGAGAAGAAAGAAAACCTGTAA
- the rfbA gene encoding glucose-1-phosphate thymidylyltransferase RfbA yields the protein MKGIILAGGSGTRLYPITRSISKQIIPVYDKPMIYYPLSVLMLAGIREILIISTPEDIGLYEKLFGDGSQMGLKLSYKIQPSPDGLAQAFILGEEFIGDDNVSMILGDNIFYGYKFRKILEQAATLEDGATVFGYYVNDPERYGVVEFDDKGKVTSIEEKPDEPKSNYAVTGLYFYSNDVVEKAKGLKPSKRGELEITDLNRLYLEENRLKVKLLSRGFAWLDTGTHDSLLQASNFISTIEQRQGLKVSCIEEIAWKKGYISTEQLIELAKPLSKNQYGEYLLKIASKKAFTF from the coding sequence ATGAAGGGAATAATTTTAGCCGGCGGTTCAGGAACCCGTCTATATCCAATTACACGATCGATTTCGAAACAGATTATTCCGGTTTACGATAAACCAATGATTTATTATCCATTGTCGGTTTTAATGCTGGCAGGAATTCGTGAGATATTAATTATATCAACTCCTGAAGATATCGGTTTATATGAGAAATTATTTGGCGACGGTTCGCAGATGGGTTTAAAGCTGTCGTATAAAATTCAGCCATCGCCCGATGGTTTGGCGCAGGCATTTATTCTTGGTGAAGAATTTATTGGCGACGACAACGTGAGTATGATTCTTGGCGACAATATCTTTTATGGTTATAAGTTCAGAAAAATACTGGAGCAAGCAGCAACTTTGGAAGATGGCGCAACTGTTTTTGGGTATTATGTGAATGACCCGGAGCGGTACGGAGTTGTAGAGTTTGACGATAAGGGAAAAGTAACAAGTATTGAGGAGAAACCGGACGAGCCAAAATCGAATTATGCGGTAACCGGGCTATATTTTTACTCTAACGATGTCGTTGAAAAAGCGAAAGGTTTAAAGCCATCAAAACGAGGAGAGCTTGAGATTACCGATTTGAACCGTCTTTATCTTGAAGAGAATCGTTTGAAAGTGAAACTGCTCAGCCGTGGATTTGCCTGGTTAGATACCGGTACACACGACAGTTTGTTACAAGCTTCTAATTTTATATCGACAATTGAGCAACGTCAGGGCCTGAAAGTTTCGTGCATTGAAGAAATTGCATGGAAAAAAGGCTACATCAGTACAGAACAACTTATTGAATTGGCCAAGCCACTTAGTAAAAATCAATACGGCGAATATTTATTAAAAATCGCCAGTAAAAAAGCATTTACATTTTAA
- the rpsA gene encoding 30S ribosomal protein S1 produces MTEEKKENLEQEVKETPVQEEKKQEVVAETTEASVEETAAEEKAEAPKAEAKKEEKAVETTAEADADFDWDSLEEGKDAYSEKERGSLEDLYNNTLNTVTEKEVLEGKVISLNKREVVVDIGYKSDGIVSLNEFRYNPELKVGDAVDVYIESLEDKKGQMILSHKKARATRSWERVNESLENDEIIKGYIKCRTKGGMIVDVFGIEAFLPGSQIDVKPIRDYDIYVGKTMEFKVVKINHEYRNVVVSHKALIEAELEQQKKEIIAKLEKGQVLEGTVKNVTSYGVFMDLGGVDGLIHITDLSWGRISHPSEIVELDQKLNVVILDFDDDKKRIALGLKQLTPHPWDNLDSELKVGDKVKGKVVVIADYGAFVEIAPGVEGLIHVSEMSWSQHLRSAQDFLSVGDEVEAAILTLDRDERKMSLGIKQLKEDPWSKIDTEYAVGSKHAAKVRNFTNFGVFVEITEGVDGLIHISDLSWTKKIKHPSEFTAIGEEIEVVVLDIDKDNRRLSLGHKQLEENPWDVFETIFTADSIHEGTVVELMDKGAVIALPYGVEGFATPRHLVKEDGSSVKQDEKLDFKVIEFNKSAKRIIVSHSRIFEDVKRAAEGEQRKAQKSSNKRAMKTVSDNIEKTTLGDVSDLAALKKQMEQEEKKDK; encoded by the coding sequence ATGACAGAAGAGAAGAAAGAAAATCTTGAGCAGGAAGTAAAAGAAACTCCGGTTCAGGAAGAAAAAAAACAAGAAGTAGTTGCAGAAACTACAGAAGCTTCGGTTGAAGAAACTGCAGCTGAAGAAAAAGCGGAAGCTCCTAAAGCAGAAGCAAAAAAAGAAGAAAAAGCCGTTGAAACAACAGCAGAAGCTGATGCTGATTTCGACTGGGACAGCCTTGAAGAAGGAAAAGATGCTTATTCTGAAAAAGAACGTGGCAGCCTTGAAGATCTTTACAACAACACATTGAACACCGTTACAGAAAAAGAAGTTCTGGAAGGAAAAGTTATTTCGTTAAACAAACGCGAAGTTGTTGTTGACATAGGTTACAAGTCGGACGGTATTGTTAGCTTGAACGAATTCCGCTACAATCCAGAGTTGAAAGTAGGCGACGCAGTAGATGTTTACATCGAAAGTCTTGAAGATAAAAAAGGACAGATGATCCTTTCGCACAAAAAAGCGCGTGCAACCCGTTCTTGGGAGCGTGTTAACGAATCGCTTGAAAACGATGAAATCATCAAGGGATACATCAAATGTCGTACTAAAGGTGGTATGATCGTTGACGTATTTGGTATTGAAGCATTCTTGCCAGGTTCGCAAATTGATGTTAAACCTATCCGCGATTACGATATTTACGTTGGTAAAACAATGGAATTCAAAGTTGTTAAAATCAACCACGAATACCGTAACGTTGTTGTTTCTCACAAAGCTCTTATCGAGGCTGAGCTTGAGCAACAGAAAAAAGAAATTATTGCTAAACTTGAAAAAGGTCAGGTACTTGAAGGAACCGTTAAAAACGTTACTTCATACGGTGTATTTATGGACCTTGGTGGTGTTGACGGGTTGATCCACATCACAGACTTGAGCTGGGGACGTATTTCTCACCCAAGCGAGATCGTTGAATTAGATCAGAAACTGAACGTTGTTATCCTTGATTTCGATGATGACAAAAAACGTATCGCTCTTGGTCTGAAACAATTGACTCCTCACCCATGGGATAACCTGGATTCAGAGTTGAAAGTTGGCGACAAAGTAAAAGGTAAAGTTGTTGTTATTGCCGACTACGGTGCATTCGTTGAGATTGCTCCCGGAGTTGAAGGTTTGATCCACGTTTCAGAAATGAGCTGGAGCCAGCACCTGCGCAGTGCACAAGACTTCTTAAGCGTTGGCGACGAAGTTGAAGCAGCAATTCTTACATTAGACCGTGACGAGCGCAAAATGTCGTTGGGTATTAAACAACTGAAAGAAGATCCTTGGTCGAAAATTGATACTGAATACGCTGTTGGCAGCAAGCACGCTGCAAAAGTGCGCAACTTCACTAACTTCGGTGTATTTGTAGAAATTACTGAAGGTGTTGACGGTTTGATTCACATTTCAGATCTGAGCTGGACGAAAAAAATCAAGCATCCATCAGAATTCACTGCAATTGGTGAAGAAATTGAAGTTGTAGTACTTGACATCGACAAAGACAACCGTCGTTTGAGTTTAGGACACAAACAACTGGAAGAAAATCCATGGGATGTATTCGAAACAATTTTCACTGCCGATTCAATCCACGAAGGAACTGTGGTTGAGTTGATGGACAAAGGTGCTGTAATTGCACTTCCATACGGTGTTGAAGGATTCGCAACTCCTCGTCACCTGGTTAAAGAAGATGGTTCTTCTGTTAAACAAGACGAAAAACTTGATTTCAAAGTTATCGAGTTCAACAAGTCGGCTAAACGAATCATTGTTTCTCACTCACGTATTTTCGAAGATGTGAAACGTGCAGCTGAAGGCGAGCAGCGTAAAGCTCAGAAAAGCTCTAACAAGCGCGCCATGAAAACTGTTAGCGATAACATCGAAAAAACTACTCTTGGCGACGTAAGCGATTTGGCTGCGCTGAAGAAGCAAATGGAGCAAGAAGAGAAAAAAGACAAATAA
- the rfbD gene encoding dTDP-4-dehydrorhamnose reductase, with the protein MKILITGAYGQLGNELNLLSKNYPDWEFVFTDVDSLDITDEEQVKSYVTDSNFELVINCAAYTAVDKAESDFETARKVNALAPKLLAKYSKAVGAKYIHVSTDYVFAGDAHLPYEETDAVAPNGAYGKTKLEGEQNCQAENPETVIIRTAWLYSTFGNNFVKTMLRLGKEKEELGVVFDQVGSPTYAADLAGAILKVAESEKFVPGIYHYSNEGVASWYDFALAIFELSGVSCKVKPVLSENFPTPAKRPAYSVLNKAKIKGTYDLKVPYWRDSLKQCIGKLAPNEI; encoded by the coding sequence ATGAAGATATTAATAACAGGCGCATACGGACAATTGGGCAACGAATTAAATTTGCTCAGTAAAAATTATCCCGATTGGGAGTTTGTTTTTACCGATGTTGATTCGTTGGATATCACCGACGAAGAACAAGTAAAAAGCTACGTTACAGATAGCAATTTTGAGCTGGTAATTAATTGTGCAGCCTACACTGCAGTTGATAAGGCGGAGTCGGATTTTGAAACAGCACGAAAAGTAAATGCACTGGCTCCGAAGCTGCTCGCAAAATATTCGAAAGCAGTTGGAGCAAAGTATATTCATGTTTCAACGGATTATGTTTTTGCCGGCGATGCACATCTTCCTTACGAAGAGACTGATGCAGTTGCACCAAACGGAGCCTACGGAAAAACAAAGCTGGAAGGTGAGCAAAATTGTCAGGCAGAGAATCCTGAAACAGTGATCATCAGAACAGCCTGGTTGTATTCAACATTTGGAAATAACTTTGTAAAAACAATGTTGCGCCTGGGGAAAGAAAAGGAGGAACTGGGCGTGGTTTTCGATCAGGTTGGATCGCCAACTTATGCCGCTGATCTGGCTGGTGCAATTTTGAAAGTGGCCGAAAGTGAAAAGTTTGTGCCGGGTATTTATCATTATTCAAACGAAGGAGTGGCCAGTTGGTACGATTTCGCATTGGCAATTTTCGAACTCTCAGGAGTGAGTTGTAAGGTAAAACCAGTGCTTTCGGAGAACTTCCCGACACCGGCAAAAAGACCGGCCTACAGTGTGCTGAATAAAGCAAAAATAAAAGGAACTTACGATTTGAAAGTTCCGTATTGGCGTGATAGTTTAAAACAGTGCATAGGCAAATTAGCACCAAACGAAATATGA